In Leptospira bouyouniensis, the following proteins share a genomic window:
- a CDS encoding response regulator transcription factor: protein MESVKIAILEDHSVVTEGIISILKSNPFFSLAGEFRTAADLFQFIESNPIDLLVLDIDLPDRNGIDVLREIKEKHQPTKVIIFSLHGSRVYVEDALKSKADGYMLKSDPISKLPEVIQLVMKGGSFVSDGVSKVQLPFSPFQMEILNLLVQGLSQNEVADRIQKSRKTVEYHLNQMRTKFSCKNNNELISKYEKEIQK, encoded by the coding sequence GTGGAATCCGTTAAAATTGCCATCTTAGAAGACCATTCCGTTGTCACTGAAGGAATCATATCTATTCTGAAATCCAATCCTTTCTTTTCTCTTGCCGGAGAATTTCGAACGGCCGCTGATTTGTTTCAATTCATTGAATCAAATCCCATCGATTTATTAGTCCTCGATATTGATCTTCCAGACCGAAACGGAATCGATGTTTTAAGAGAAATCAAAGAAAAACACCAACCTACCAAAGTCATCATTTTTTCCTTACATGGAAGCCGTGTGTATGTGGAAGATGCTCTTAAATCGAAGGCAGATGGTTACATGCTCAAATCAGATCCCATCTCAAAACTACCAGAAGTCATTCAACTTGTGATGAAAGGTGGCTCCTTTGTCTCGGATGGTGTGAGCAAAGTCCAACTTCCGTTTTCACCATTCCAAATGGAAATCCTAAACCTTCTCGTCCAAGGACTTTCCCAAAACGAAGTGGCTGACAGGATCCAAAAATCAAGAAAAACAGTGGAATACCACTTAAACCAAATGAGGACAAAGTTTTCCTGTAAAAACAACAACGAACTCATTTCTAAATACGAAAAAGAAATACAAAAATAG
- the hpt gene encoding hypoxanthine phosphoribosyltransferase → MKPLYSEERIHHRVEELAREISRDFLSKDLVVIGILNGGFIFTADLCRSIAIPHEVDFMAASSYGDGTTSGEFKITKELKKSVHNKSVLLVEDIVDTGKTLEYLLLEVQKQKPKDLKVAALFWKQQKANPHILVDYPGFIIEDDFLVGYGLDFKGKYRNLPYVAKLEGTD, encoded by the coding sequence ATGAAACCTTTATATTCAGAAGAACGTATCCATCACCGCGTGGAAGAATTGGCACGCGAAATCTCTAGAGATTTTTTGAGTAAAGATTTGGTTGTCATTGGAATTCTCAACGGAGGGTTTATCTTTACAGCTGATCTTTGTAGGAGTATTGCCATCCCCCACGAAGTGGATTTTATGGCGGCATCTTCCTATGGTGATGGGACTACTTCTGGAGAATTCAAAATTACAAAAGAACTAAAAAAATCAGTCCATAATAAATCTGTTTTGTTAGTCGAAGACATCGTGGATACTGGAAAAACTTTGGAATACCTTCTTTTAGAAGTCCAAAAACAAAAACCTAAGGATCTCAAAGTGGCTGCTCTTTTCTGGAAACAACAAAAGGCTAATCCTCATATCCTTGTCGATTACCCAGGTTTTATCATCGAAGATGATTTCCTTGTGGGGTATGGATTAGATTTCAAAGGTAAATATCGTAATTTACCTTACGTTGCGAAGTTAGAAGGTACAGATTGA
- a CDS encoding SixA phosphatase family protein — MKHIYLLRHAKSEWDEPYETDLDRSLSRRGKEQSKALRDYLKESRFEFDQCLVSPAERTLKTYASLRKEILRFPKPEIRESIYDADQEDLLFVLHGLAASTRSVCLVGHNPGLESFGSALLLGDKDQSIFHKFPTASFLGLSFSEDTWKNLSWGSCQLVVFWIPGQIGKE; from the coding sequence ATGAAACATATCTATTTACTCAGACATGCTAAGTCTGAATGGGACGAGCCATACGAGACAGATTTAGATCGTTCCTTGTCCCGCAGGGGAAAAGAACAATCCAAAGCCTTACGGGATTATCTCAAAGAAAGTCGATTTGAATTTGACCAATGTTTGGTCTCGCCAGCCGAACGAACATTGAAAACCTATGCTTCTCTACGAAAGGAAATCCTTAGATTTCCCAAACCTGAAATCCGAGAATCAATATACGATGCGGATCAAGAAGATTTGTTATTTGTATTACATGGGCTTGCTGCAAGTACCCGTTCCGTTTGCCTCGTTGGACACAATCCTGGATTAGAGTCCTTTGGTTCTGCCCTTCTTTTGGGTGACAAGGACCAATCCATATTTCATAAATTCCCGACCGCTTCCTTTTTAGGACTTAGTTTTTCTGAAGATACTTGGAAAAATCTTAGTTGGGGAAGTTGCCAATTAGTAGTATTCTGGATCCCTGGGCAAATAGGAAAAGAATGA